The nucleotide sequence atatatatttttttggtcatTGACCCACTagttttgttaatatattataatattagtCCAAAGAAATTTGTTTACGTTATTATCATATCATGTTAAAATTTACCTGCTCAACCTAAAATAGATTGGGGGCATTTCTCAAACAGCGGGCGTGCGTACAAACCACtggtttgcataaataaataaataaataaatattaaaataaaataatgagactAATAAtgaacttaataaaaataaaattgaacctCATGGTTTGCATTGTTTATGTGAATTGACCACACTAGACAATATAAGTTCTCATGTGGATCTCATATGTGAACCAACTTTCATACTactcttaattaattaaagaatctCCACTGTTTCAAAATATTTAGCCAATGATATGCATTTATAATACTTAATCTAATTTATATTAAACCTTGGTAGTTCATACAGATCTCATGGTTGCAATTTATATGCTGCCTTAAagagaagtatatatatataagatagtgTTGAGAAATCAATAcacaaaaaagacaaaaacaagcTCAGAGAagttttgtgataaaaaattataaggaaaaaaaagagatttaattttttttagaaaaaaaattagccattaaaaaacaaaatactaaaaacatcaaattaataaaaagaacaaaaaaaaaaaacaaagaataataacaaaataaacttaTTATTAACTAGCGAAGACTAGTATATATAGTGATTAATTTGATCTGTTGgatatattaatatgttattttgtgTCTCTACTATTTtacattgttattttatatcattgtacctaaacatatataaataggtAAACAAAAAATTCTTATGTAATTAACTACTATGCTTTTATCATCATAGATGGGTATATATCCTCTCATTTAATATCAAAGctaatgtttttctttaatttatattattttttcaaaaagcaAGTGCTTATGGTAATTCCATTGAAATTTTCATGTGTCGTAGGGGAGAAGTTCCAACTATTATGATATCACTGAGGCTGAGTAATCCTTACTGTATAGCTTTGTAATTTCTGTTTATTTTAATGTCCAATCCATCTCCGGTGGACCATTAATTTGATGTACTTTTTCTTCATTGTCAGtattttagtttcttttctAGATTTGTGTTAGTGTTTTAGTTGTTTTGGtttatgttcttatttttctagcttgtattctttctttttatgcaGCAATAATGTGGTTTATCAAGTGCTCAATCCAAACTTGATCAATGTTTGACTGAACATCatgctcttttatttttatttagtgttCCTAATATATACATTTGCTCTTCTTCCAATAGTGTTTACCAAACCTCTAGGATTAATTTATAAGAGTTCAAACTTgagcttcttttgttttttaatggcAACATGGAGAGGTTCTTCCCATCTATTCATGAAGTTCTCTTGGGAGGAATTTATAATAAGAAATGGTCGGTCATACAtagaatattatattataataacaaaGATGTATAAAAAGaagcaatatatataattctcgTACTTCAATCTCAATGAACTTCAATGAAATGAAGGTTCATAGTTTACACTGTAGAGTACAAGCATGTGCAACATGCAAGTGAACATCACAAGGTAAAccattcttctttcttttcttcaattcagttattgtttcattcttgatctttttttttcttttttaaattagaatttgATCAGCAATGGAATCAAATACATCAAATGTTTGTTCATCACAAGCCAATGCAACCACAAAGCCGAAAGAAGATAACCGGTATTCGATTTCTTGTGGATCGAAAAGGACTTTCAAGACAATGGCTAGTGAAGGAGAAAGATCATTAGTTTGTGTTGACAATCATCTAATGGCGGagaggaagagaagagagaagctCAATCAACGGTTTATCGAACTTTCAGGACTCATCCCCGGCCTGAAAAAGGTGATCAAAATTATTTACTCTTTATTCTTTCAATCTTAAATTAACTGCAATAATCAATCCATCTTGTAGCTTGACAAGGCATCTTTGATTGAAGACGCAATTAATTATATCAAAGAACTCGAAAAGAAGTTAAATATGAAAAGGACTAGTAGTAATTCCGCAAATTATCAGAATGAAAGTTTATCAAGAAAGACATCGCCAAACATCGAAGTTAATATGATCGAAAAGAATGTGTTAGTGAAGGTGCATTGCGAAGCCAGAAAAGGCATACTCGCAAAGATACTCGAAGAAATAGAAAAACTACATCTTGTTCTCTCTGCAGTTAGCACAATGCCATTCACTGCAtcatgtatttgtgttactatCACAGCAAAGGcaagtatataattttttcgGGTTTTTTATGTTAGAgtttttgaattatatgattaattttggatctatttattttgatttgcaGTTTGAAGAAGGGTATTCAATGAATGTGAATGAACTTATGAAGAAGTTGAGCTCATCATTCATCAATTTCTTGTAATAAAGATGAGTGAGGTGcatggtttttttctttatagctttgttgtattttttctcattagtatttggattatCTAGAGTTAATTAGACTTGTGAAAATGTTAATTAACTaatatttgttcttattttcttttctttaataattataatatagaAGGTGATAGAAATTAATAACTCAAATGATATCTTTGATTAAATAAACAATCAGTAATAgtatgaaaaataacaagataaataattaacatgaagaTTAAAACAAATTTGTTGACAAATAATAGAGAATCgcaacaaaaattaagaaagctagaagataaCTCAAATGCACAAGATTTACAAGATTTGGTGATGTACTTACTGTTGTACCCTatcctgatttagacctcgggtttatttagatttttatgcttgcattaggggcaaaatggtcatttaacAGTAGTGACATTTTGCACgtttgcatagtagcttttatgtgaaaaattggGGGtaattccgtcatttggatccattttatattatttttctattaagagggcaattaggtcattttctataatatatatatatatatatatatatataaaagaatgaaTGAGAGAAACCAACCTggatccttctccttctccatttcctttctctttgtttcttgttcggCCGACCATAACTTTAGAAGAAATTGTTTTTCCGGCGAGAATTTCTGGTGAACTCAAATactaagggggcgtttggtttgGAGTAGTGGAGTGGGAATGACTCTTTACATTGGGTAAGCatttgtttggatgtggagtaatgggagtgagagaggatTGAGGGAAGGAGTGAAGGGTTGTGGAGGGGTATTCACAATCATGAGAAAAATGGGGGGATTCTTGATTCCTTACTCATGAAATGACTATATTGCCCTTTGTGTAAATACCTATCTCCAATTTGTAATTGGTTATATAGAttagctaattaattatttattataatattaataataaatgtggaaattaatcaatattaacggcattattattattcataatatatttatttaaaaagtatattaaaattggtaattaattaattattatagttaattatttgctaattattgatgttaacaaaaaaattttgagattttgtgacttattaaaattaaatatttatttataataattaatttactttaatatttaaatattttttaaaaacataaacctCACAACTCATTTGTATAAAGGGCATAatagtcattttatcatatttcccttttttacttttctcattcccaataaattacctcttcaatccttccaaccaaacatagttttcattctcattccttTTCCAATCCCCCTCATTCTCATTACTCTTCCACTCCTTTCCATTCCACTCCTTgtaaccaaacggcccctaaaaTCCTTCCTCTCTCACTCCTGAATTCGGTAAGCCttaaatccaatgtttttattttgtatttctccagtattttcttgtttttagaaatgtataaaaactttgaattctccatggatttggtgatttataggctcaaattgaagccaatgatttatgattcatgtgtgaaaatgttgttgaagaaatttcttgatttagtgttgtaaatttgaagaaaaccatagtgtcacacccaccccttctatcgaggtaaatgtggcacccatcagttaaaattcccttttaactgaaACCCGACTACcctgctttaaacaaaatcggaccctacaaatcacaatttacaacttcacaccaaGTACAGAGTTCAAATACGTAAATACTATAAATACAAATACTCAAATTTGcagggtacaaccgctactaaGATCACTAAcaccaataataataaagaaaagaaagtgggGACCCATCGCAATCCTCGACTCAACCCCcgactagcgctatactcaatcGGGCAATATAGGGTCCTCGCCTCCCTGCAGTACAGAGACATTCaattggtcggtagtggcttaataattttaaatacttaaatacagtatatataaaatatataaataccaacttctcaaataattttccaactt is from Dioscorea cayenensis subsp. rotundata cultivar TDr96_F1 unplaced genomic scaffold, TDr96_F1_v2_PseudoChromosome.rev07_lg8_w22 25.fasta BLBR01000565.1, whole genome shotgun sequence and encodes:
- the LOC120254658 gene encoding transcription factor bHLH25-like, coding for MESNTSNVCSSQANATTKPKEDNRYSISCGSKRTFKTMASEGERSLVCVDNHLMAERKRREKLNQRFIELSGLIPGLKKLDKASLIEDAINYIKELEKKLNMKRTSSNSANYQNESLSRKTSPNIEVNMIEKNVLVKVHCEARKGILAKILEEIEKLHLVLSAVSTMPFTASCICVTITAKFEEGYSMNVNELMKKLSSSFINFL